In Nicotiana tabacum cultivar K326 chromosome 17, ASM71507v2, whole genome shotgun sequence, one DNA window encodes the following:
- the LOC107812710 gene encoding caffeoylshikimate esterase, with translation MGNQKKFPGISEGLQKILDADMDNVEARRRAREAFKDIQLSIDHILFKVTHAGLKMEESYEVNSRGLEIFSKSWLPEIHPKAVVYFCHGYGDTCTFLVEGIARKLASFGYGVVAMDYPGFGLSEGLHGYIPSFDKLVDDVIEHYSKVKEKLELHDLPSFLFGESMGGAIALKVHQKQPNAWNGAVLVAPMCKIADNMVPPWLVTQILIGVAKFLPTQKLVPTQDLGELAVRDAKKKELTAYNIISYKHKPRIRTALELLNATQEIERLLEKVSLPLLILHGKNDIVTDPSVSKALYERASSSDKKLILYEDAYHALLEGEPDEMILRVFGDIISWLNEHTIS, from the exons ATGGGAAATCAGAAGAAATTTCCAGGCATAAGTGAGGGATTGCAGAAGATATTGGATGCAGATATGGACAACGTGGAGGCCAGACGTCGTGCTAGGGAGGCTTTTAAGGATATTCAGCTTTCAATTGATCATATCTTGTTCAAG GTGACACATGCTGGATTGAAGATGGAGGAG TCTTATGAGGTTAATTCTCGAGGGCTGGAAATCTTCTCCAAAAGTTGGCTTCCAGAGATACATCCCAAAGCTGTTGTCTACTTTTGTCATGGTTATGGGGATACATGCACATTTTTAGTCGAAG GCATTGCAAGGAAATTAGCATCTTTTGGTTATGGAGTAGTTGCAATGGATTACCCTGGATTTGGTCTTTCAGAAGGTCTTCATGGCTATATCCCAAGTTTCGACAAGCTGGTCGATGATGTTATTGAGCATTATTCGAAAGTTAAAG AAAAGCTAGAGTTGCATGATCTACCAAGCTTCCTATTTGGGGAATCCATGGGTGGAGCTATAGCTTTGAAAGTTCACCAGAAGCAACCTAATGCTTGGAATGGTGCTGTTCTTGTGGCACCTATGTGCAAA ATTGCAGATAACATGGTTCCACCATGGTTAGTAACACAAATTTTAATTGGCGTCGCAAAGTTCCTCCCAACACAGAAGCTAGTTCCGACGCAGGATTTGGGAGAATTGGCAGTCAGAGATGCAAAGAAGAAAGAACTG ACTGCCTATAATATCATCTCTTACAAACATAAACCCCGTATACGGACTGCCCTGGAGTTACTGAATGCCACCCAAGAGATAGAGAGACTACTGGAAAAG GTCTCTCTGCCATTGTTAATCTTGCACGGAAAGAATGATATAGTGACAGATCCATCGGTCAGTAAAGCACTGTATGAGAGGGCAAGTAGTTCGGACAAGAAACTGATCCTTTATGAGGATGCTtatcatgccttgcttgagggtGAGCCGGATGAAATGATACTTCGAGTTTTTGGTGACATTATTTCATGGCTGAATGAGCATACCATCTCCTAG